In a genomic window of Corynebacterium choanae:
- the nucS gene encoding endonuclease NucS produces MRVVFARCSVDYDGRLSAHLPMADRLLMIKADGSISIHADDRAYKPLNWMSPPCQITEIRPLVDRGDEPALLDVKQDEAAIPAVVVRDIAGDDTGPRVWKVTNAKRETLTITIEAIHHDTSYALGRDPGLEKDGVEAHLQRLLAEQIETLGDGYDLIRREYPTPIGPVDILCTAEDGATVAVEIKRRGEIDGVEQLTRYLEFLNRDSTLAPVSGVFAAQQIKPQARVLAEDRGIRCVVLDYDELRGKNTNELRLF; encoded by the coding sequence ATGCGTGTCGTGTTTGCCCGGTGTAGCGTCGATTACGATGGTCGACTTTCCGCCCACCTGCCAATGGCTGATCGGTTACTGATGATCAAAGCCGATGGATCGATCTCTATTCACGCCGATGATCGCGCCTATAAGCCGTTGAATTGGATGTCGCCACCGTGCCAGATCACCGAGATTCGGCCGCTCGTCGATCGGGGCGATGAACCAGCACTGCTTGATGTGAAACAGGATGAAGCAGCGATACCGGCGGTTGTTGTGCGCGACATTGCCGGTGACGACACTGGACCGCGAGTGTGGAAAGTGACGAATGCGAAACGAGAAACACTAACTATCACCATCGAAGCGATCCACCATGATACGTCCTATGCGCTGGGGCGCGATCCCGGCTTGGAAAAGGACGGTGTAGAGGCTCATCTGCAGCGGCTGCTTGCAGAACAGATTGAAACCCTCGGCGACGGCTACGACCTCATTCGCCGGGAATACCCAACCCCGATCGGACCGGTAGATATTCTGTGCACCGCGGAAGATGGTGCAACGGTGGCGGTTGAGATTAAACGACGCGGCGAAATCGACGGTGTCGAGCAGCTCACCCGCTATCTTGAGTTTTTAAACCGCGACAGCACCCTGGCGCCGGTTAGTGGTGTATTTGCTGCGCAACAAATCAAACCCCAGGCAAGGGTGCTGGCGGAAGATCGTGGAATCCGGTGCGTGGTACTCGACTATGATGAGCTGCGGGGGAAAAACACCAACGAGCTGCGGCTGTTTTAA
- a CDS encoding DUF2550 domain-containing protein encodes MPSVILLGCGLSIAVVGALALNRYLRLRSIGNLVVVRRAGLQGNAGWRHGVVHFNNAEMRYYKLRSLRLQPDRRIDRRSITVSGHRELSEVERTFIDEDMRVVYCEVSGVTYEVAMNTRCETALTSWLESAPSSRRKFVYTPQSGPLQKKLR; translated from the coding sequence ATGCCTTCAGTAATACTGCTGGGATGTGGGCTTTCGATCGCGGTGGTCGGCGCGCTTGCCCTCAACCGATATTTACGATTGCGGTCAATTGGAAATCTCGTCGTGGTGCGACGTGCCGGTTTGCAGGGCAATGCCGGTTGGCGCCACGGCGTTGTGCATTTCAACAACGCTGAGATGCGTTACTACAAGTTGCGCTCTTTGCGTCTGCAACCTGATCGGCGGATCGATCGACGCAGCATCACCGTAAGTGGCCACCGTGAGCTCAGTGAAGTTGAACGGACTTTCATCGACGAGGATATGCGCGTTGTCTACTGTGAAGTCTCAGGGGTCACCTATGAGGTAGCGATGAATACGCGCTGTGAGACTGCGCTGACTTCTTGGTTGGAAAGTGCTCCCTCGTCGCGGCGTAAATTTGTCTACACTCCTCAGTCTGGTCCCCTGCAGAAAAAGCTTCGCTAA
- a CDS encoding Na+/H+ antiporter family protein, whose amino-acid sequence MNAVLTAVIVVLLLAVLRVHVVLALLVGAVIGGLLGGLGLTGTMVAFQEGLGGGATIALSYALLGAFAMAVASAGLPKLLAQWLVARIAHGEKTGSMKAVKITEYGLIAGILAMAVMSQNLIPVHIAFIPLLIPPLLGVMNTLQLDRRLVACVLTFGLVTTYMYLPVGFGRIFLHTILLGNIEQAGMDTSGISVMHAMGIPALGMVVGLLIAVFVSYRKPRVYEPRPIAVTAGDAEPEIKTYNIVVSVIAIAACFGVQLYLNALDTDADSLLVGALLGLGIFMATGAVKWNQADDVFSAGMRMMALIGFIMITAQGFAAVMQETGAIPSLVEAAAQLFQGNRALAALAILIVGLIVTMGIGSSFSTLPIITAIYVPLCATLGFSPLATVAIIGTAGALGDAGSPASDSTLGPTSGLNADGQHDHIRDSVIPTFLHFNLPLLAAGWLAAMVL is encoded by the coding sequence GTGAATGCTGTCTTAACTGCTGTGATCGTGGTCTTGCTCTTAGCCGTCCTACGGGTACACGTCGTACTTGCGCTGCTTGTGGGGGCGGTAATCGGTGGCCTGCTGGGAGGATTAGGTCTTACCGGAACAATGGTTGCCTTCCAAGAAGGCCTCGGCGGGGGAGCGACGATTGCCCTGTCGTATGCACTGCTTGGAGCGTTCGCCATGGCGGTTGCAAGTGCTGGGTTGCCGAAACTGTTGGCACAGTGGTTGGTTGCCCGAATCGCCCACGGGGAGAAAACCGGCTCGATGAAAGCGGTAAAAATCACCGAATATGGGCTGATTGCGGGAATTTTGGCGATGGCAGTAATGTCGCAAAACCTCATTCCGGTGCATATTGCCTTTATTCCGCTGCTCATTCCGCCACTGCTTGGGGTGATGAATACCTTGCAGTTGGATCGGCGCTTGGTGGCCTGTGTGTTGACCTTTGGTCTGGTGACCACCTACATGTATTTGCCGGTGGGCTTCGGCCGGATCTTCCTGCATACGATTCTGCTCGGCAATATTGAACAGGCCGGCATGGATACCAGCGGCATCTCAGTGATGCACGCTATGGGCATTCCTGCCCTTGGCATGGTGGTGGGGCTGCTAATTGCGGTGTTTGTCAGCTACCGAAAACCACGGGTGTATGAGCCGCGGCCTATTGCGGTTACCGCCGGCGATGCCGAGCCGGAGATAAAAACCTACAACATTGTGGTTTCGGTGATTGCTATTGCTGCATGTTTCGGTGTGCAGCTGTACCTCAATGCACTTGACACTGACGCGGACTCGTTGCTGGTAGGTGCGCTGCTTGGGTTGGGGATTTTCATGGCCACCGGGGCGGTGAAGTGGAATCAGGCTGATGATGTCTTTAGTGCAGGTATGCGCATGATGGCCTTGATTGGCTTTATCATGATCACTGCCCAAGGATTTGCTGCGGTGATGCAGGAGACTGGAGCAATTCCGTCACTGGTGGAAGCGGCAGCGCAGCTATTCCAAGGCAACCGAGCTCTGGCTGCATTGGCAATTTTGATTGTTGGTTTGATTGTGACGATGGGGATTGGTTCATCGTTTTCAACATTGCCGATTATTACCGCCATCTATGTGCCACTGTGTGCAACACTCGGGTTTTCACCGTTGGCAACGGTTGCAATCATCGGCACCGCTGGTGCTCTTGGTGATGCTGGTTCCCCGGCTTCCGATTCGACCCTAGGCCCTACTTCGGGGCTCAATGCCGACGGGCAGCATGATCATATTCGGGATTCGGTCATTCCGACTTTCTTGCACTTCAACCTGCCGCTGCTTGCTGCAGGATGGCTTGCCGCAATGGTGCTCTAA
- a CDS encoding F0F1 ATP synthase subunit epsilon, whose product MAEITTELVAVERMLWTGQATLVTAQTTEGEIGVLPGHQPMLGQLVEDCVVTITPVDGEKMVAAVNGGFISVSSKKITILADSAVWATEVDTAEAQAGSSAEDVAVARRNQGLLKAQQRAEHPI is encoded by the coding sequence ATGGCTGAAATCACCACAGAACTGGTGGCTGTCGAGCGGATGCTGTGGACTGGCCAAGCAACGCTGGTCACCGCCCAGACCACCGAAGGTGAGATCGGCGTGCTTCCCGGTCACCAGCCGATGCTCGGCCAACTGGTCGAGGACTGTGTTGTCACCATCACCCCGGTTGACGGGGAGAAAATGGTGGCCGCAGTCAACGGCGGGTTTATCTCGGTGAGTAGTAAGAAGATCACCATTTTGGCTGACTCTGCTGTGTGGGCGACTGAGGTCGACACTGCGGAAGCGCAGGCAGGATCTTCCGCGGAAGATGTTGCTGTGGCGCGACGCAACCAGGGTCTGTTGAAGGCTCAGCAGCGCGCTGAGCATCCGATCTAG
- a CDS encoding F0F1 ATP synthase subunit gamma: protein MANLRELRDRIKSVNSTKKITKAQELIATSRITKAQARVDASQPYANEIHDVIERLAAASKLDHPMLREREGGNRAAILVVSSDRGMCGGYNYNVFKKTVELRNLLESKGYEVVLYVAGNKGVGYYKFRGEEFAGAWTGFSQDPGYAETHDLRRHLIDGFVAGSHGTTKWREGLTLPEGQHPQGFDQVHVVYTEFESMLSQTARAHQLLPIEPVYEDEEIKQGEDLLGSSGEGAPDYEFEPDAEALLEALLPQYVSRALYAMLLEAAASESASRRNAMKSATDNATALVKDLSRVANQARQAQITQEITEIVGGAGALAESGESD from the coding sequence ATGGCTAATCTTCGTGAACTACGCGACCGCATCAAGTCGGTGAATTCGACGAAGAAAATCACCAAAGCGCAGGAGTTGATTGCAACTTCCCGCATCACCAAGGCGCAAGCCCGGGTGGATGCATCGCAGCCGTACGCCAACGAGATCCACGACGTCATCGAACGTCTCGCTGCGGCGAGCAAGCTCGATCACCCGATGCTCCGGGAACGGGAGGGTGGCAATCGGGCCGCAATCCTGGTGGTCAGCTCTGACCGCGGTATGTGCGGTGGCTACAACTACAACGTCTTTAAAAAGACTGTTGAGTTGCGCAATCTACTCGAGTCGAAAGGCTACGAAGTAGTGCTGTATGTCGCCGGCAACAAAGGTGTTGGCTACTACAAGTTCCGTGGTGAAGAGTTCGCTGGTGCGTGGACTGGGTTCTCCCAGGATCCAGGCTATGCGGAAACCCACGATCTGCGCCGTCACCTCATCGACGGTTTCGTTGCCGGTTCTCATGGCACCACCAAATGGCGCGAAGGCCTCACCCTGCCGGAAGGTCAACACCCACAAGGGTTTGACCAGGTGCATGTGGTCTACACCGAATTTGAGTCGATGCTGTCGCAGACCGCTCGGGCACACCAACTGTTGCCGATCGAGCCGGTCTATGAAGATGAAGAGATCAAGCAAGGTGAAGACCTGCTGGGATCTTCCGGCGAGGGTGCCCCAGACTACGAGTTCGAACCGGATGCGGAAGCACTGCTTGAAGCGCTGCTGCCACAGTATGTGTCCCGTGCTTTGTACGCCATGCTGCTTGAGGCGGCGGCTTCCGAGTCGGCGTCCCGCCGGAACGCGATGAAGTCTGCAACTGATAACGCTACCGCCCTGGTGAAAGATCTTTCCCGGGTGGCGAACCAGGCACGTCAGGCACAGATTACCCAGGAAATCACAGAGATCGTCGGTGGCGCTGGCGCGCTCGCCGAAAGCGGAGAAAGTGACTAG
- the mce gene encoding methylmalonyl-CoA epimerase, whose product MSHDIASIEIPHEYVICLDHVGIAVPNLDDALEFYRANFGWVCLHRETNEEQGVEEAMVGPKNIGTTDGQIQLLAPLNEESTIAKFIDKKGPGLQQMCLRTNNLDALSEHLRAQGTRLLYPEPKIGTGGSRINFCHPKDAGGVLLELTEPAQ is encoded by the coding sequence ATGAGTCATGACATTGCATCAATCGAAATTCCGCACGAGTATGTGATTTGCCTCGACCACGTCGGGATCGCTGTGCCGAACCTGGACGACGCACTCGAGTTCTACCGGGCAAACTTCGGCTGGGTTTGCTTGCACCGCGAAACCAACGAAGAGCAAGGCGTGGAAGAAGCTATGGTCGGTCCGAAAAATATCGGCACCACCGATGGCCAAATCCAACTGCTCGCCCCGCTGAACGAGGAATCCACCATCGCCAAGTTCATCGACAAAAAAGGCCCAGGCCTGCAGCAGATGTGCCTGCGCACCAACAACCTTGACGCCCTCAGCGAACACCTGCGCGCCCAAGGCACCCGCCTGCTCTACCCGGAGCCAAAGATCGGCACCGGCGGATCGCGGATCAACTTCTGCCACCCGAAGGATGCCGGCGGTGTGCTGCTCGAGCTGACGGAACCAGCTCAATAG
- a CDS encoding TIGR03773 family transporter-associated surface protein, whose product MRATRGREVVARRSSIVASILAILCFTIGPVHAQERLILDEGHTDIFSVSAPAGQLALDLREDVTGHGVVHDPAQVELHVSDAALLAPLPGPLATFGDAGYVLPLVQRPGILWPGWDTSAVAAAGLSAVTLRFVQVTGPGVVSLATTAGALAAELAPLLADGGYTVASGAELVQPRPGHVHAYWVFSAPGVYTLTVEAQAGALHTAPKTYTFTVGDEYRGAGASAGMVPTGESASGASARLTGGEEPQHTVSSPSSTAAAADATTATRPPIRGGFPGLGGFNPLTDRWLTTPGKSVWVASPHSLLAKPESPSLAGAPGNDAASSPAASMPRGTASDNVASSAAAAKPSAAAQDLPAAECLPVTAPVEGMTLIPVIHDDTQSPPVAVAPEQLRFGVSSAAAVVTPTAIGNIAAGTPGYMIGSTQVQGVPWLGANTMDPALLAATDSPVQWRLVGMEGPGNVEVFTSGNFGTIVGEQWFSATPGNPSGSVTLPRNTHVHPNWLFSAPGDYHLTIEQRVQATTGETLTGYAEVFFAVGQTTTASDGHYDLGSTIGTGVTTTTQYRRADGSPCSPEGGAQTAVTAAGASFDGDGTATNAVNAAALGAGATLPGTGVSPIVGAVGFSACGIALYGAALVLRGRRL is encoded by the coding sequence ATGCGGGCAACCCGGGGCAGGGAAGTCGTCGCGCGAAGGAGCAGCATTGTTGCCAGCATCCTCGCCATACTGTGCTTTACTATCGGGCCGGTACATGCGCAAGAGCGTCTCATTTTGGACGAGGGGCATACCGATATTTTCTCCGTATCCGCCCCGGCAGGTCAGCTTGCCTTGGATTTGCGGGAAGATGTCACCGGCCATGGCGTGGTGCATGATCCAGCCCAGGTAGAACTGCACGTCAGTGATGCCGCACTGCTTGCGCCGCTGCCAGGTCCTTTGGCGACTTTTGGCGACGCGGGATATGTGCTGCCATTGGTGCAACGACCCGGTATCTTGTGGCCTGGTTGGGATACCAGTGCGGTTGCGGCGGCGGGTTTATCTGCGGTGACTTTGCGCTTTGTGCAGGTCACCGGGCCTGGAGTGGTGTCGCTGGCAACCACCGCTGGGGCGCTTGCCGCAGAACTTGCACCACTGCTGGCCGATGGTGGTTATACGGTGGCAAGTGGTGCCGAGTTGGTGCAACCCCGCCCAGGTCATGTGCACGCCTATTGGGTGTTTTCCGCCCCGGGGGTCTACACCCTTACCGTCGAGGCGCAAGCCGGGGCGCTGCATACAGCACCGAAAACCTACACATTTACAGTGGGCGATGAGTATCGGGGTGCTGGTGCATCCGCAGGGATGGTACCGACTGGGGAGTCGGCATCTGGGGCCAGTGCCCGGTTGACTGGCGGGGAAGAGCCGCAACACACTGTTTCGTCACCGTCGAGCACCGCCGCTGCGGCTGATGCGACAACGGCAACCCGCCCACCGATTCGCGGTGGATTCCCTGGACTCGGTGGTTTTAATCCGCTCACCGACCGGTGGCTTACCACCCCGGGGAAGTCGGTGTGGGTGGCAAGTCCCCACTCTTTATTAGCGAAACCTGAATCGCCGTCGCTCGCTGGTGCACCAGGAAACGATGCTGCGTCTTCCCCGGCTGCATCGATGCCGCGCGGCACAGCAAGCGATAATGTTGCTAGTTCCGCTGCTGCGGCCAAACCATCAGCGGCAGCACAGGATTTACCTGCTGCGGAATGCCTCCCGGTGACTGCCCCAGTTGAGGGGATGACACTGATTCCGGTGATTCACGACGATACGCAGTCGCCACCAGTGGCGGTCGCCCCGGAACAGCTTCGCTTTGGTGTCTCTTCGGCGGCAGCGGTGGTCACCCCGACGGCAATCGGCAATATTGCCGCAGGCACGCCGGGATATATGATCGGCTCCACACAGGTGCAAGGGGTGCCCTGGCTGGGGGCAAATACCATGGATCCGGCATTATTGGCGGCGACGGACTCGCCGGTGCAGTGGCGGTTGGTGGGTATGGAAGGACCCGGCAATGTGGAAGTGTTTACCTCCGGGAATTTCGGCACCATCGTCGGTGAACAGTGGTTTTCGGCAACCCCTGGCAATCCCAGCGGATCAGTGACGCTACCGCGCAACACCCATGTACATCCCAACTGGCTGTTTAGTGCCCCCGGTGACTACCACCTCACCATTGAGCAACGAGTCCAGGCCACCACCGGGGAGACCCTCACCGGCTATGCTGAAGTGTTCTTTGCTGTCGGGCAGACAACAACTGCAAGTGATGGCCATTACGATTTGGGTTCAACGATAGGAACTGGTGTGACAACGACAACACAGTATCGTCGTGCTGATGGATCTCCCTGCTCCCCAGAAGGCGGCGCGCAGACTGCGGTGACGGCGGCAGGAGCATCCTTCGATGGGGACGGTACTGCTACTAATGCCGTCAATGCGGCAGCACTTGGCGCCGGCGCAACGTTGCCAGGCACCGGAGTCTCACCGATCGTTGGCGCAGTGGGGTTCAGCGCCTGCGGAATTGCGCTTTATGGGGCGGCCTTGGTGCTGCGGGGGCGCCGTCTATGA
- the atpD gene encoding F0F1 ATP synthase subunit beta, with the protein MTTALNEHDVAQKTVGRVVRVIGPVVDVEFPRGELPALFNALTVEVTLEAVAKTIVLETAQHLGDNIVRTVSMAPTDGLIRGAEVTDTGKPISVPVGDVVKGHVFNALGDCLDEPGLGRDGEQWGIHRDPPPFDQLEGKTEILETGIKVIDLLTPYVKGGKIGLFGGAGVGKTVLIQEMITRIAREFSGTSVFAGVGERTREGTDLFLEMEEMGVLQDTALVFGQMDEPPGVRMRVALSGLTMAEYFRDVQHQDVLLFIDNIFRFTQAGSEVSTLLGRMPSAVGYQPTLADEMGVLQERITSTKGRSITSLQAVYVPADDYTDPAPATTFAHLDATTELDRSIASKGIYPAVNPLTSTSRILEPSIVGERHYEVAQRVIHILQKNKELQDIIAILGMDELSEEDKITVQRARRLERFLGQNFFVAEKFTGIPGSYVPLEHTIEAFEKICNGDFDHYPEQAFNGLGGLDDVEKAYKKMTEKK; encoded by the coding sequence ATGACTACTGCTCTCAATGAGCACGATGTGGCCCAGAAAACTGTGGGTCGAGTCGTGCGCGTCATTGGACCGGTCGTCGACGTGGAATTCCCGCGCGGCGAGCTTCCGGCCCTGTTTAACGCCCTGACGGTGGAGGTAACCCTTGAAGCGGTTGCCAAGACCATTGTGCTGGAAACTGCTCAGCACCTCGGCGACAATATTGTTCGTACCGTGTCGATGGCTCCAACCGACGGCCTGATTCGTGGTGCGGAAGTGACCGACACCGGCAAGCCAATCTCTGTGCCAGTTGGTGACGTTGTCAAGGGTCACGTGTTCAACGCCCTCGGTGACTGCCTCGATGAGCCAGGTCTTGGCCGTGACGGTGAACAGTGGGGTATCCACCGTGATCCGCCACCATTCGACCAGCTCGAAGGTAAGACCGAAATCCTCGAAACCGGTATTAAGGTTATCGACCTGCTCACCCCGTATGTGAAGGGTGGCAAGATCGGCCTGTTCGGTGGCGCTGGTGTGGGTAAGACCGTGCTCATCCAGGAGATGATCACCCGTATTGCCCGCGAGTTCTCCGGTACCTCGGTGTTCGCCGGTGTTGGTGAACGTACCCGTGAAGGTACAGACCTCTTCTTGGAAATGGAAGAGATGGGCGTGCTGCAAGACACCGCCCTGGTGTTCGGCCAAATGGACGAGCCACCAGGAGTTCGTATGCGTGTGGCGCTTTCTGGTCTGACCATGGCGGAATACTTCCGTGACGTGCAGCACCAGGACGTGCTGCTGTTCATCGACAACATTTTCCGTTTCACCCAGGCTGGTTCGGAGGTGTCGACCCTGCTCGGTCGTATGCCTTCGGCTGTGGGTTATCAGCCAACCTTGGCTGACGAAATGGGTGTGCTGCAGGAACGTATTACCTCCACCAAGGGTCGTTCGATTACCTCGCTGCAGGCCGTGTACGTCCCTGCTGACGACTACACCGACCCGGCGCCGGCTACCACCTTCGCCCACCTCGATGCGACTACCGAACTTGACCGTTCGATCGCCTCGAAGGGTATCTACCCGGCTGTGAACCCGCTGACCTCGACTTCTCGTATCTTGGAGCCTTCAATTGTTGGTGAACGGCACTACGAAGTTGCGCAGCGCGTGATTCACATTCTGCAGAAGAACAAGGAACTGCAGGATATTATCGCCATCCTGGGTATGGATGAGCTTTCTGAAGAAGACAAGATCACCGTGCAGCGGGCTCGTCGCCTGGAGCGCTTCTTGGGTCAGAACTTCTTCGTGGCTGAAAAGTTCACCGGCATCCCAGGCTCCTATGTGCCGCTTGAGCACACCATTGAAGCCTTTGAAAAGATCTGCAACGGTGACTTCGATCACTACCCAGAGCAGGCGTTCAATGGCCTTGGTGGTCTCGACGATGTCGAGAAGGCCTACAAGAAGATGACCGAGAAGAAGTAG
- a CDS encoding tetratricopeptide repeat protein, with protein MTTPDRFARGAIDLSAVNTQAQTPQQETAGSVAPVVMVDHTNIEQAVVQRSAQVPVVVHIGTERSPDSQSLHSNFTELAQAQSPIRWIYAYVDADTQPQLAQMLGVQGLPTVLVLAGGQPITSFQGGQPAEALSGWIDAILQAVDGKLSGLPAADEPSAQPPVDPRIAAIEAQRDAGEFTEALAAIDALQASEPAHKELERLRADVRFAQRLAAAAPAEDELDEQMLQADTLIAGGDPAAGFDHLLNLLATRHGEEKQRVRTRLVEILALFEPTQALVIDVRRRMASALF; from the coding sequence ATGACCACTCCTGACCGTTTCGCCCGTGGGGCGATTGATCTTTCCGCTGTGAACACTCAGGCGCAAACCCCGCAGCAGGAAACTGCCGGATCTGTCGCACCTGTCGTAATGGTAGATCACACCAACATTGAGCAGGCAGTCGTGCAGCGCTCCGCGCAGGTGCCGGTGGTTGTGCACATCGGCACTGAGCGTTCACCGGATTCCCAGTCGCTGCACAGCAACTTCACGGAATTGGCGCAAGCCCAGTCGCCTATTCGGTGGATTTACGCCTATGTTGATGCCGATACGCAGCCGCAGCTAGCACAAATGCTTGGGGTGCAAGGGCTGCCCACGGTGTTAGTGCTTGCCGGTGGCCAACCGATCACGTCCTTTCAAGGTGGACAGCCGGCAGAAGCGCTTAGCGGTTGGATTGATGCGATTTTGCAAGCAGTAGACGGTAAACTTTCCGGGCTGCCGGCGGCAGATGAACCGTCCGCACAACCACCAGTCGATCCCCGCATTGCAGCGATTGAGGCACAGCGCGATGCCGGCGAATTTACCGAGGCGCTTGCTGCCATTGATGCGCTACAGGCTAGCGAACCCGCCCACAAGGAACTTGAACGGCTTCGCGCCGATGTGCGATTTGCGCAACGGCTAGCGGCTGCCGCGCCGGCGGAAGACGAACTCGACGAACAGATGCTGCAAGCCGATACGCTGATTGCTGGTGGCGATCCGGCCGCGGGATTTGATCATCTGCTCAACCTGCTTGCCACCCGGCACGGGGAGGAAAAGCAGCGGGTACGCACTCGGCTGGTGGAAATTTTGGCGCTCTTCGAGCCAACCCAAGCATTGGTGATTGACGTGCGGCGACGCATGGCTAGCGCCCTGTTTTAA
- a CDS encoding thiamine-binding protein: MIVAFSVAPTVVPNAEAEMADAVSAAVRVVRESGLPNETNAMFTLVEGEWDVVMAVVKQATEAVLAVSPRVGLVLKADIRPGYTGQLAAKVDAVNARIGDPETFGA; this comes from the coding sequence ATGATTGTCGCGTTCTCTGTTGCCCCAACTGTCGTCCCGAATGCGGAAGCTGAGATGGCTGATGCTGTCAGCGCAGCCGTCCGCGTGGTTCGGGAGTCGGGACTTCCGAATGAAACGAATGCCATGTTCACACTTGTCGAAGGTGAGTGGGATGTAGTAATGGCAGTGGTGAAACAAGCCACCGAAGCCGTATTGGCGGTGAGCCCGCGCGTGGGGCTGGTGCTGAAAGCCGATATTCGCCCCGGTTATACCGGACAACTTGCAGCCAAAGTGGATGCGGTCAATGCAAGGATCGGCGATCCGGAAACCTTTGGAGCATAG